From the Calonectris borealis chromosome 4, bCalBor7.hap1.2, whole genome shotgun sequence genome, one window contains:
- the SEPSECS gene encoding O-phosphoseryl-tRNA(Sec) selenium transferase isoform X2 encodes MNAENFGSSERLVTAAYVRQGAQGRRAHELRLRALLEQGKCPEDGWDESTIELFLHELAVMDSNNFLGNCGVGEREGRVASGLVARRHYRLIHGIGRSGDISAVQPKAAGSSLLNKLTNSVVLDIIKLAGVRTVTNCFVVPMATGMSLTLCFLTLRHKRPKAKYIIWPRIDQKSCFKSMITAGFEPVVIENVLEGDELRTDIEAVEAKIKALGAENILCVHSTTSCFAPRVPDRLEELAVICANYDIPHIVNNAYGVQSSKCMHLIQQGARVGRIDAFVQSLDKNFMVPVGGAIIAGFNESFIQEISKMYPGRASASPSLDVLITLLSLGASGYKQLLKERKEMFSYLSSELKKLADTHNERLLDTPHNPISLAMSLKNLDENNDAAVTQLGSMLFTRQVSGARVVPCGSVQTVNNYTFKGFMSHANDYPCAYLNAASAIGIKKQDVDVFLKRLDKCLKTSRKEAKKEKSVNEINNSNTGTEQLED; translated from the exons ATGAACGCGGAGAACTTCGGCTCCAGCGAGCGGCTGGTGACGGCGGCCTACGTGCGCCAGGGGGCGCAGGGCCGCCGCGCGCACGAGCTGCGCCTGCgggccctgctggagcag ggaAAATGTCCTGAAGATGGATGGGATGAAAGCACCATTGAACTGTTTCTTCATGAACTTGCTGTTATGGATAGCAATAACTTTCTAGGCAACTGCGGTGTGggtgagagggaaggaagagtgGCATCAGGACTCGTTGCCCGAAGGCATTACAG GTTGATCCATGGAATTGGAAGGTCAGGTGATATTTCTGCGGTCCAGCCTAAAGCTGCAGGGTCCAGCCTTTTGAACAAACTTACTAATTCAGTAGTTCTGGATATTATAAAGCTGGCTG GTGTCCGGACAGTGACCAATTGCTTTGTGGTTCCTATGGCAACTGGCATGAGTCTAACTCTGTGTTTTTTAACATTGCGGCACAAGAGACCAAAGGCAAAATACATTATCTGGCCACGTATAGACCAGAAATCTTGCTTTAAATCGATGATAACTGCAG GTTTTGAGCCTGTGGTGATAGAAAATGTATTAGAAGGCGATGAGCTACGGACAGACATCGAAGCAGTGGAGGCTAAAATCAAGGCTCTTGGTGCTGAAAATATTCTTTGTGTGCATTCTACAACATCTTGCTTTGCTCCAAGGGTACCTGATAG ACTGGAAGAACTGGCTGTGATTTGTGCTAATTATGACATTCCCCATATTGTCAACAATGCATATGGAGTTCAATCTTCAAAATGTATGCATCTTATCCAGCAG GGTGCTCGAGTAGGCAGAATAGATGCTTTTGTTCAGAGCTTGGACAAAAATTTTATGGTTCCAGTAGGTGGTGCTATCATTGCTGGCTTCAATGAGTCCTTCATTCAGGAGATCAGCAAAATGTATCCAG gaagagcaTCTGCATCTCCTTCTTTAGATGTCCTCATTACACTTCTGTCTTTAGGTGCCAGTGGCTACAAACAGTTACTGAAAGAGAGAAAG gagatgTTTTCCTATCTTTCAAGTGAGCTGAAGAAGCTGGCAGATACCCACAATGAGAGACTGTTAGACACACCACATAATCCCATTTCCTTAG CCATGTCACTCAAGAATCTAGATGAAAATAATGATGCTGCTGTTACCCAGCTTGGATCTATGCTTTTCACAAGACAAGTTTCTGGAGCAAG gGTTGTTCCCTGTGGGTCTGTACAAACAGTGAATAACTACACTTTTAAAGGCTTTATGTCACATGCAAATGACTATCCCTGTGCTTACCTCAATGCTGCCTCAGCAATTGGAATTAAAAAGCAAGATGTAGATGTATTCTTAAAAAGACTCGACAAGTGTTTGAAGACTtctagaaaagaagcaaagaaagaaaaaagtgtaaatgaaataaataattctaaTACAGGCACAGAACAACTTGAAGACTAG
- the SEPSECS gene encoding O-phosphoseryl-tRNA(Sec) selenium transferase isoform X1 — protein sequence MGLWYLVSEVNFLQFAKMSAVLNAVKSTRKSMSLVAGFDTLYSGKCPEDGWDESTIELFLHELAVMDSNNFLGNCGVGEREGRVASGLVARRHYRLIHGIGRSGDISAVQPKAAGSSLLNKLTNSVVLDIIKLAGVRTVTNCFVVPMATGMSLTLCFLTLRHKRPKAKYIIWPRIDQKSCFKSMITAGFEPVVIENVLEGDELRTDIEAVEAKIKALGAENILCVHSTTSCFAPRVPDRLEELAVICANYDIPHIVNNAYGVQSSKCMHLIQQGARVGRIDAFVQSLDKNFMVPVGGAIIAGFNESFIQEISKMYPGRASASPSLDVLITLLSLGASGYKQLLKERKEMFSYLSSELKKLADTHNERLLDTPHNPISLAMSLKNLDENNDAAVTQLGSMLFTRQVSGARVVPCGSVQTVNNYTFKGFMSHANDYPCAYLNAASAIGIKKQDVDVFLKRLDKCLKTSRKEAKKEKSVNEINNSNTGTEQLED from the exons ATGGGTTTATGGTACCTTGTCTCTGAGGTAAATTTTCTGCAATTTGCAAAGATGAGTGCAGTGCTTAATGCAGTAAAGAGCACAAGAAAGAGCATGTCTCTAGTTGCAGGTTTTGACACGTTATATTCT ggaAAATGTCCTGAAGATGGATGGGATGAAAGCACCATTGAACTGTTTCTTCATGAACTTGCTGTTATGGATAGCAATAACTTTCTAGGCAACTGCGGTGTGggtgagagggaaggaagagtgGCATCAGGACTCGTTGCCCGAAGGCATTACAG GTTGATCCATGGAATTGGAAGGTCAGGTGATATTTCTGCGGTCCAGCCTAAAGCTGCAGGGTCCAGCCTTTTGAACAAACTTACTAATTCAGTAGTTCTGGATATTATAAAGCTGGCTG GTGTCCGGACAGTGACCAATTGCTTTGTGGTTCCTATGGCAACTGGCATGAGTCTAACTCTGTGTTTTTTAACATTGCGGCACAAGAGACCAAAGGCAAAATACATTATCTGGCCACGTATAGACCAGAAATCTTGCTTTAAATCGATGATAACTGCAG GTTTTGAGCCTGTGGTGATAGAAAATGTATTAGAAGGCGATGAGCTACGGACAGACATCGAAGCAGTGGAGGCTAAAATCAAGGCTCTTGGTGCTGAAAATATTCTTTGTGTGCATTCTACAACATCTTGCTTTGCTCCAAGGGTACCTGATAG ACTGGAAGAACTGGCTGTGATTTGTGCTAATTATGACATTCCCCATATTGTCAACAATGCATATGGAGTTCAATCTTCAAAATGTATGCATCTTATCCAGCAG GGTGCTCGAGTAGGCAGAATAGATGCTTTTGTTCAGAGCTTGGACAAAAATTTTATGGTTCCAGTAGGTGGTGCTATCATTGCTGGCTTCAATGAGTCCTTCATTCAGGAGATCAGCAAAATGTATCCAG gaagagcaTCTGCATCTCCTTCTTTAGATGTCCTCATTACACTTCTGTCTTTAGGTGCCAGTGGCTACAAACAGTTACTGAAAGAGAGAAAG gagatgTTTTCCTATCTTTCAAGTGAGCTGAAGAAGCTGGCAGATACCCACAATGAGAGACTGTTAGACACACCACATAATCCCATTTCCTTAG CCATGTCACTCAAGAATCTAGATGAAAATAATGATGCTGCTGTTACCCAGCTTGGATCTATGCTTTTCACAAGACAAGTTTCTGGAGCAAG gGTTGTTCCCTGTGGGTCTGTACAAACAGTGAATAACTACACTTTTAAAGGCTTTATGTCACATGCAAATGACTATCCCTGTGCTTACCTCAATGCTGCCTCAGCAATTGGAATTAAAAAGCAAGATGTAGATGTATTCTTAAAAAGACTCGACAAGTGTTTGAAGACTtctagaaaagaagcaaagaaagaaaaaagtgtaaatgaaataaataattctaaTACAGGCACAGAACAACTTGAAGACTAG
- the SEPSECS gene encoding O-phosphoseryl-tRNA(Sec) selenium transferase isoform X3 gives MGLWYLVSEVNFLQFAKMSAVLNAVKSTRKSMSLVAGFDTLYSGKCPEDGWDESTIELFLHELAVMDSNNFLGNCGVGEREGRVASGLVARRHYRLIHGIGRSGDISAVQPKAAGSSLLNKLTNSVVLDIIKLAGVRTVTNCFVVPMATGMSLTLCFLTLRHKRPKAKYIIWPRIDQKSCFKSMITAGFEPVVIENVLEGDELRTDIEAVEAKIKALGAENILCVHSTTSCFAPRVPDRLEELAVICANYDIPHIVNNAYGVQSSKCMHLIQQGARVGRIDAFVQSLDKNFMVPVGGAIIAGFNESFIQEISKMYPGRASASPSLDVLITLLSLGASGYKQLLKERKEMFSYLSSELKKLADTHNERLLDTPHNPISLAMSLKNLDENNDAAVTQLGSMLFTRQVSGASPNMVVLDVRGISF, from the exons ATGGGTTTATGGTACCTTGTCTCTGAGGTAAATTTTCTGCAATTTGCAAAGATGAGTGCAGTGCTTAATGCAGTAAAGAGCACAAGAAAGAGCATGTCTCTAGTTGCAGGTTTTGACACGTTATATTCT ggaAAATGTCCTGAAGATGGATGGGATGAAAGCACCATTGAACTGTTTCTTCATGAACTTGCTGTTATGGATAGCAATAACTTTCTAGGCAACTGCGGTGTGggtgagagggaaggaagagtgGCATCAGGACTCGTTGCCCGAAGGCATTACAG GTTGATCCATGGAATTGGAAGGTCAGGTGATATTTCTGCGGTCCAGCCTAAAGCTGCAGGGTCCAGCCTTTTGAACAAACTTACTAATTCAGTAGTTCTGGATATTATAAAGCTGGCTG GTGTCCGGACAGTGACCAATTGCTTTGTGGTTCCTATGGCAACTGGCATGAGTCTAACTCTGTGTTTTTTAACATTGCGGCACAAGAGACCAAAGGCAAAATACATTATCTGGCCACGTATAGACCAGAAATCTTGCTTTAAATCGATGATAACTGCAG GTTTTGAGCCTGTGGTGATAGAAAATGTATTAGAAGGCGATGAGCTACGGACAGACATCGAAGCAGTGGAGGCTAAAATCAAGGCTCTTGGTGCTGAAAATATTCTTTGTGTGCATTCTACAACATCTTGCTTTGCTCCAAGGGTACCTGATAG ACTGGAAGAACTGGCTGTGATTTGTGCTAATTATGACATTCCCCATATTGTCAACAATGCATATGGAGTTCAATCTTCAAAATGTATGCATCTTATCCAGCAG GGTGCTCGAGTAGGCAGAATAGATGCTTTTGTTCAGAGCTTGGACAAAAATTTTATGGTTCCAGTAGGTGGTGCTATCATTGCTGGCTTCAATGAGTCCTTCATTCAGGAGATCAGCAAAATGTATCCAG gaagagcaTCTGCATCTCCTTCTTTAGATGTCCTCATTACACTTCTGTCTTTAGGTGCCAGTGGCTACAAACAGTTACTGAAAGAGAGAAAG gagatgTTTTCCTATCTTTCAAGTGAGCTGAAGAAGCTGGCAGATACCCACAATGAGAGACTGTTAGACACACCACATAATCCCATTTCCTTAG CCATGTCACTCAAGAATCTAGATGAAAATAATGATGCTGCTGTTACCCAGCTTGGATCTATGCTTTTCACAAGACAAGTTTCTGGAGCAAG CCCAAATATGGTTGTGCTGGATGTCAGGGGAATAAGCTTTTAA